The following are encoded in a window of Thermoproteota archaeon genomic DNA:
- a CDS encoding ABC transporter permease has product MKRYVSTRLITMFGVLMATLLLTVALVGSNMDTILTQGVVFQVRAEITENPEIVKSFSNAEEFESFVQDQIKQRVKTLGLDEPWYAPQRIGLTMFKILTLDFGHATFLTSDSGSSDVKEIILEKLPRTILLFTTATIIISVIGIFLGAVSSSKVGSKMDRLTSSFAIISSSFPVWWIGMMMIFLFAFVYQIFPARATPSISPTDPGYFAALLYHMALPLITIVLIGFGSWAYLVRNFMVGIMQEDFISAKKTMGINQKKIIYRHALKNAAPPIVTILALSLSGSLGGAIITEAVFDWPGMGRLYFEAITVMDLPVIIGATYVLTVFFLISIFVADVLYGYFDPRVRTS; this is encoded by the coding sequence ATAAAGCGATACGTCTCAACACGGCTAATCACCATGTTTGGGGTCCTTATGGCAACGCTGCTGCTAACAGTAGCGTTAGTTGGCTCTAACATGGACACCATTTTGACTCAAGGAGTAGTGTTTCAAGTAAGAGCAGAGATTACTGAGAATCCAGAAATCGTAAAGAGTTTTTCAAATGCAGAAGAGTTTGAAAGTTTTGTTCAAGACCAAATCAAACAGAGAGTCAAAACTTTAGGATTAGACGAGCCGTGGTATGCTCCACAAAGAATTGGCCTGACAATGTTTAAGATCTTAACATTAGATTTTGGTCATGCTACATTTCTAACAAGTGATTCAGGTTCATCAGATGTCAAGGAGATCATATTAGAAAAACTTCCACGGACAATTCTGTTGTTTACCACAGCAACAATAATTATTTCAGTTATTGGGATTTTTCTCGGGGCAGTATCAAGTAGTAAAGTTGGCTCAAAGATGGACAGATTAACATCAAGTTTTGCCATTATTAGTTCAAGTTTTCCTGTTTGGTGGATAGGAATGATGATGATCTTTTTGTTTGCATTTGTGTATCAGATCTTCCCGGCAAGGGCAACGCCGTCAATATCACCTACAGACCCAGGTTATTTTGCAGCTTTGCTATACCACATGGCTTTACCATTAATCACTATCGTACTAATTGGGTTTGGGTCTTGGGCATATCTTGTTAGAAACTTTATGGTAGGAATTATGCAGGAGGATTTCATCTCAGCAAAAAAAACTATGGGCATTAATCAAAAAAAGATCATATATCGACATGCATTAAAAAACGCAGCACCTCCAATAGTTACCATTCTTGCACTAAGTCTTTCAGGTTCTTTAGGCGGAGCAATCATCACAGAAGCTGTGTTTGATTGGCCTGGAATGGGAAGATTGTACTTTGAGGCAATTACAGTAATGGACCTACCAGTAATTATTGGTGCAACATATGTTCTGACTGTCTTTTTTTTGATTAGCATATTTGTTGCAGATGTGCTGTACGGTTATTTTGATCCAAGAGTGAGAACGTCATGA
- a CDS encoding PIN domain-containing protein, with protein sequence MSQANFGQPVVIDSDVILKEFQEGRSLKPIAKRIKKHKSRMVIPESVLGEINKITGTTPIQVLDKVYEYHRHPITMDQTEEIKTESEKISGKYTTCAYPDNLILATAKVTGSALVSLDKGLLDTAKQEGIQAFLPRNFIRWW encoded by the coding sequence ATGTCACAAGCAAATTTCGGACAACCAGTAGTGATTGATTCAGATGTAATTCTTAAAGAGTTTCAAGAAGGACGTTCACTAAAACCAATTGCAAAAAGAATCAAGAAACACAAATCACGAATGGTGATTCCAGAATCAGTATTAGGAGAGATAAATAAAATCACTGGGACAACTCCAATTCAAGTTTTAGACAAAGTTTACGAGTATCACAGACATCCAATCACAATGGATCAGACAGAGGAGATAAAAACAGAATCAGAAAAAATTTCTGGAAAATACACTACATGTGCATATCCAGATAATCTGATTTTGGCAACTGCCAAAGTCACAGGCTCTGCTCTAGTAAGTTTAGACAAAGGTTTGTTAGATACTGCAAAACAGGAAGGAATTCAAGCATTTTTGCCAAGAAATTTCATCAGATGGTGGTAA
- a CDS encoding arsenate reductase has product MKILHKGSCITCKKTISQLDRMKVDLQKRDFFKEPLSESELKKILKLAGKKPSEIIRKRDKMFKELNFEQKSYSESQIIKFMIKYPGLIQRPIIITKNKAHIGKVDPKKI; this is encoded by the coding sequence ATGAAGATTCTTCACAAAGGTTCCTGCATTACTTGCAAAAAGACCATATCTCAGCTTGATAGAATGAAAGTTGACCTACAAAAACGAGACTTTTTCAAAGAGCCACTTTCAGAATCAGAACTAAAAAAAATCCTAAAGCTAGCTGGAAAGAAACCCTCAGAAATAATTAGAAAGAGAGACAAGATGTTCAAAGAGCTAAATTTTGAGCAGAAAAGCTACTCTGAATCTCAAATCATAAAATTTATGATAAAATACCCAGGATTGATTCAAAGGCCCATAATCATTACTAAAAACAAGGCTCACATTGGCAAGGTTGATCCCAAAAAAATCTAA
- a CDS encoding carboxypeptidase regulatory-like domain-containing protein → MKSLVVFFGIISLFVIPGIASSESTLWDLLISASVENEPLFKGENPIVTGQVINHAGKPVSNVDVKIRLDVQSVVVTTDEEGFFSHEFTGLDLLPGTHIINIMGTSQDEKIGLASTQFQVKGELQVSSQTSKLLQTPEAIKYLNAKASDFENDSIGITLFNYYQELQRKLVLQESIQKKIVEQDYILEQHRKVSTEISQKIIDEKNPGAGTYSGWKKDVFVDNLDPSVKGIIKNQLNYTLNVFSEAQKAMNEVLQKGGTMKEAREAYLAKAIVPRDVMEGLTVEKKQVNATVPQTEEIIIPVEITTNSTLSNTQKSSVDLIVNGTSIKVGSSQTTIYLNINGTLIEFIINGTQIIPVTNSSQN, encoded by the coding sequence ATGAAGTCACTTGTGGTATTTTTTGGAATTATATCATTATTTGTCATACCTGGAATTGCATCCTCTGAATCAACATTATGGGATTTGCTAATTTCTGCAAGTGTAGAAAATGAACCATTATTCAAGGGAGAGAATCCAATAGTTACAGGTCAAGTGATTAATCATGCTGGAAAACCAGTCTCTAATGTCGATGTAAAAATAAGATTAGATGTACAATCAGTAGTGGTAACAACTGATGAAGAGGGATTCTTTTCTCACGAGTTTACTGGGTTAGACCTCTTACCAGGAACACACATCATTAACATCATGGGAACATCACAGGATGAAAAAATTGGATTAGCAAGCACACAGTTTCAAGTAAAGGGTGAGCTGCAGGTTTCATCGCAGACATCAAAACTGCTTCAAACGCCAGAAGCAATCAAATACTTGAATGCAAAGGCAAGTGACTTTGAAAATGATTCTATTGGCATCACGCTATTCAACTATTATCAAGAGTTACAAAGAAAGCTAGTATTACAGGAATCAATACAAAAGAAGATTGTAGAACAAGATTACATCTTAGAGCAGCATCGTAAGGTATCAACTGAGATTAGTCAAAAAATAATTGATGAAAAGAATCCAGGTGCAGGTACATACTCGGGATGGAAAAAAGATGTCTTTGTGGATAATCTAGACCCCTCAGTAAAAGGAATTATCAAAAATCAGTTAAACTATACTCTAAATGTTTTCAGTGAGGCACAAAAGGCAATGAATGAAGTACTACAAAAGGGAGGAACCATGAAGGAGGCACGTGAAGCATACTTAGCAAAAGCTATAGTTCCACGTGATGTCATGGAAGGATTAACTGTAGAGAAGAAACAAGTGAATGCAACTGTACCGCAAACAGAAGAGATTATCATTCCAGTGGAAATCACGACAAACTCTACACTTTCAAATACTCAAAAATCAAGTGTCGATTTGATTGTAAATGGCACTTCAATTAAGGTAGGGTCTAGTCAGACCACAATATACCTAAACATCAATGGGACACTAATTGAGTTCATAATTAATGGAACGCAGATAATTCCAGTCACAAATTCCTCTCAAAATTAG
- a CDS encoding GHKL domain-containing protein, which yields MQASEESNFKLLDEISKMTVRAQKDLELAKQELDEKQILLEDLAHTSSQKIMEAAKTNRDLKSKVDFLQELSHNLDDENKRLQQTNAELQSEKARYNKLNEKLKRDLESLIVREKELEIQQKRLSFTVEQKSKELAKASKMATVGTLASRLAHDLRNPLSVIKGTVEILKIQHTDLDKSIQEKLRRIESATKKISYQIEDVLDFVRQSELHLKRVPLSEIMDSSISNIMVPQSVKIVRDYRNVVVNCDSKKLEAVFTNLITNGIQAMNESGEILIKILDDGENAMIKFTDSGNGLTKATMEKMFEPLYTTKETGTGLGLSICKNIVEQHGGTIDVTLSPTTFTLRIPKSIRGFYKAN from the coding sequence TTGCAAGCATCAGAAGAGTCCAACTTTAAGCTATTGGATGAAATCTCCAAAATGACCGTTAGGGCACAAAAAGATTTGGAGCTAGCAAAACAAGAGCTAGATGAAAAGCAGATTTTACTAGAAGACTTGGCACACACATCTAGTCAAAAGATTATGGAAGCTGCAAAGACAAACCGTGACCTCAAATCAAAGGTTGACTTTCTCCAAGAACTATCTCATAATTTAGATGATGAAAATAAACGTCTTCAACAAACAAACGCCGAATTACAATCAGAAAAAGCAAGATACAACAAACTAAATGAAAAACTGAAACGTGATCTTGAGAGTCTTATCGTTCGAGAAAAGGAGCTCGAAATTCAGCAAAAGAGACTTTCATTTACTGTTGAACAAAAATCAAAAGAGCTTGCAAAGGCATCAAAAATGGCAACCGTTGGTACACTGGCATCAAGACTGGCCCATGATCTTAGAAATCCATTATCTGTCATCAAGGGTACCGTTGAAATACTAAAAATTCAACACACGGATCTTGACAAGTCTATTCAAGAAAAACTTCGAAGAATAGAATCTGCAACTAAAAAAATCTCTTATCAAATCGAAGATGTACTTGATTTTGTCAGACAATCAGAATTACATCTAAAGCGTGTTCCATTATCTGAAATCATGGATTCATCAATATCTAACATCATGGTACCACAATCTGTCAAGATTGTTCGTGATTATCGAAATGTCGTAGTAAACTGTGATTCCAAAAAGTTAGAGGCTGTATTTACCAACTTGATTACAAATGGTATACAGGCAATGAATGAATCTGGTGAAATTTTGATTAAAATTTTAGATGATGGGGAAAATGCAATGATAAAATTCACTGACTCTGGAAATGGATTGACAAAAGCAACAATGGAGAAGATGTTTGAACCACTATACACAACAAAAGAGACAGGAACAGGTCTTGGATTATCTATTTGTAAAAACATTGTAGAGCAACACGGTGGAACAATTGATGTTACCTTATCGCCAACTACATTTACACTGCGAATTCCAAAAAGCATTCGTGGTTTTTATAAAGCAAATTAA
- a CDS encoding DMT family transporter: MKTGDLLSGKNTNNLGYISAFVSAALFGSISTLAKPTVSNVEPLLLAGIVSLIAAAAFTPIAGRKRIKLDRQEFGILGLVALLGAVLAPSFYFFGLQSTSASDATILSNSEIVFTVILAILFFKEKIRRTGYFSIGLVFTGVVLVTINTDFSSNVLDFANVGNLFIILTMFCWALDNNLSKILTKTIDVSRIVHLKSLLGGIALLGIVFLLGIPISVSEESWINLILLGIIGFAAPMFLFYYAIKNIGAVKTILIFSTSSIFGVVYAFIFLQEQIQYHQIIAMGIMVFGIMLLRKENIHTTD, encoded by the coding sequence ATGAAGACCGGAGATCTGCTATCAGGGAAGAATACCAACAATTTAGGGTACATCTCTGCATTTGTCTCTGCAGCATTATTTGGCTCGATCTCAACTTTAGCAAAACCAACAGTGTCAAATGTAGAGCCATTACTTTTAGCAGGAATTGTCTCATTGATAGCAGCTGCTGCATTTACTCCAATAGCTGGAAGAAAAAGGATCAAACTAGATCGTCAAGAGTTTGGAATTTTAGGATTAGTTGCCTTACTGGGTGCAGTACTGGCCCCTAGTTTCTACTTTTTTGGATTACAATCAACTAGTGCATCAGATGCCACAATATTATCAAATTCTGAAATTGTATTTACAGTGATTCTAGCAATACTGTTCTTTAAAGAAAAGATACGACGGACAGGATACTTTTCAATAGGTCTTGTTTTTACAGGGGTGGTTCTGGTTACAATAAATACAGATTTCTCATCAAATGTTTTAGATTTTGCAAATGTTGGAAATCTCTTTATAATTTTGACAATGTTTTGCTGGGCACTAGATAATAACTTGAGTAAAATTCTAACTAAAACAATAGATGTATCACGCATAGTTCATCTAAAGTCCTTACTTGGTGGCATTGCATTATTGGGAATTGTTTTCCTACTTGGAATTCCAATTTCAGTTAGCGAAGAGAGCTGGATTAATTTAATTCTGTTAGGAATAATTGGATTTGCCGCGCCAATGTTTCTATTTTATTATGCAATAAAAAATATTGGAGCAGTCAAAACAATTCTAATCTTTTCAACATCATCAATCTTTGGTGTAGTGTATGCATTTATTTTCTTACAAGAGCAGATACAATACCATCAGATTATTGCCATGGGAATAATGGTTTTTGGAATAATGCTTTTACGAAAAGAGAACATTCACACTACAGACTAG
- a CDS encoding ATP-dependent helicase — protein sequence MKNFGTLEYVLDRYSQAWSWKVTGSRAVNMISRLIPESWYGDGPNEAIIPDSTENIQQIKWILDRYPLEVLSKSAWNRKIVKSYPTREKIEKTEKLNRVKPSDLFKGSLLNFQKEGLDFLIKSSGNALLADEMGLGKTVQTLAYLASETQAFPALIVAPLVTLNNWQREIGKFLKRKSRNGRILDDQIPTSTIIRKGKREELGEYDFYIINYELLDKRFPDLAKTKIKSIVCDEVQNLRSKTTKKYSAVKKLAALPTIQHRIGLSGTPIYNRGSEIWPIVDILRPGMLGSFKEFCGYFCFINEKGKAIVLENKRESLRKELQKHVMLRRKKTDVLKELKDKVRYKEVIDADTDYYFNELNKIWKKLEEEQKDASSEFDKSASYQRAIQSERQVAGAAKLPHVINFVKNIMEIEESVVVFCHHKAIHQLLHKSLAEFSPVSVIGGQTDKTRQEQIDLFQEGKSKLMIAGLRAGNVGINLTRARYVIFAELDWSPAIHRQAEDRLHRIGQKNTVFAYYLIGNGTLDDHVANVLVDKSYEIDAIMDEKAESYENKEKAQLILAQIQDRLRTK from the coding sequence ATGAAAAATTTTGGAACATTAGAGTACGTTTTAGATCGATACTCGCAAGCTTGGAGCTGGAAAGTTACTGGCTCTAGAGCAGTAAACATGATCTCTCGGTTGATTCCAGAATCGTGGTATGGTGATGGGCCAAATGAGGCAATCATTCCAGACAGCACTGAAAATATACAACAGATAAAATGGATTTTAGATCGTTATCCACTAGAGGTCTTATCAAAATCTGCATGGAATAGAAAGATTGTAAAATCATATCCTACACGTGAAAAAATTGAAAAAACTGAAAAGCTAAACCGTGTAAAACCTAGTGACCTCTTCAAAGGCTCATTGCTAAATTTCCAAAAAGAGGGATTAGACTTTCTCATAAAATCTAGTGGAAATGCACTACTTGCTGATGAGATGGGATTGGGCAAAACCGTTCAGACATTGGCATATCTTGCATCTGAGACACAAGCATTTCCAGCATTAATTGTCGCACCACTTGTAACACTAAACAACTGGCAACGTGAGATTGGAAAATTCCTTAAACGAAAAAGCAGAAACGGAAGAATACTTGATGATCAAATTCCAACTTCAACAATTATTAGAAAAGGAAAGAGAGAGGAACTTGGAGAATATGACTTTTACATCATTAATTACGAATTATTAGACAAACGTTTTCCTGATTTAGCAAAGACAAAAATTAAATCAATTGTTTGTGATGAGGTACAAAACCTTCGCTCAAAAACTACCAAAAAATACTCTGCTGTAAAAAAACTTGCTGCACTTCCCACAATTCAGCATAGAATTGGATTATCCGGTACTCCAATTTACAATCGTGGTTCTGAAATATGGCCTATTGTTGATATTCTAAGACCTGGAATGCTTGGAAGCTTTAAAGAATTCTGTGGATATTTTTGCTTCATTAATGAGAAGGGAAAAGCTATAGTTTTAGAAAACAAGCGTGAATCCCTTCGAAAAGAATTACAAAAGCATGTAATGCTTCGACGAAAAAAAACTGATGTCTTAAAGGAGCTAAAAGACAAGGTACGATACAAGGAAGTTATTGATGCTGATACTGATTACTATTTCAATGAATTAAATAAAATCTGGAAGAAGCTTGAAGAAGAGCAAAAGGATGCCTCCTCTGAATTTGATAAATCAGCATCATATCAGCGTGCAATTCAAAGTGAAAGGCAAGTAGCAGGAGCTGCAAAACTACCTCATGTGATCAACTTTGTAAAAAATATCATGGAAATTGAGGAAAGCGTAGTTGTCTTTTGCCATCACAAGGCGATTCATCAACTATTGCACAAGAGTCTTGCTGAATTCTCTCCGGTATCTGTAATTGGTGGCCAGACTGATAAAACAAGACAAGAGCAAATTGATCTCTTCCAGGAAGGAAAATCAAAACTAATGATTGCTGGTCTGCGTGCTGGCAATGTGGGAATTAATCTTACAAGAGCAAGATACGTAATCTTTGCTGAGCTTGACTGGAGTCCTGCAATTCACAGGCAAGCAGAAGACCGTCTACATAGAATTGGTCAGAAAAATACCGTATTTGCATACTATTTGATTGGAAATGGTACCCTTGATGATCATGTGGCAAACGTTCTAGTCGATAAGAGCTATGAGATTGATGCTATAATGGATGAAAAGGCAGAATCATATGAGAACAAAGAAAAGGCCCAACTAATCCTGGCACAAATTCAAGACAGACTACGTACTAAATAA